In Arthrobacter ramosus, one DNA window encodes the following:
- a CDS encoding DUF2087 domain-containing protein translates to MGSDSWTTPDARRLLAALANAQARRVFAEISVGETPGGSLSPVKLARALTLLNQAGLVETVETEGSVRYRIREHVSRDALAALSSTPSPSGVERFLTTDGRIDRYPAREADRLGLLAWVAARILDTGGRVAERELNERLARFTGDVPMLRRYLVDSGIVNRTPDGSAYWLAVEDGDGGP, encoded by the coding sequence ATGGGGAGCGACTCATGGACGACGCCGGATGCGCGGCGCCTGCTCGCGGCACTTGCGAACGCCCAAGCCCGGAGGGTCTTCGCTGAGATCAGCGTTGGCGAAACCCCGGGCGGCTCGCTCTCGCCAGTGAAACTCGCACGGGCGCTCACGCTCCTCAACCAAGCGGGGCTGGTCGAAACGGTTGAGACCGAAGGCAGTGTCCGCTACCGCATTCGCGAGCATGTCTCCCGGGACGCGCTGGCGGCCCTCTCGTCGACGCCCAGCCCGTCCGGCGTCGAGCGCTTCTTGACGACAGACGGTCGCATCGATCGCTACCCCGCGCGGGAGGCAGACCGACTCGGGCTTCTCGCTTGGGTAGCCGCGCGCATCCTGGACACCGGCGGGCGCGTGGCAGAACGGGAGCTCAACGAACGCCTCGCCCGGTTCACTGGAGACGTGCCAATGCTCCGGCGGTACCTTGTTGACTCCGGCATCGTGAACCGCACGCCGGATGGCTCGGCCTACTGGCTGGCCGTCGAAGACGGCGACGGCGGCCCCTAG
- a CDS encoding carbon-nitrogen hydrolase family protein, whose product MRLAVAQIITGADVAANLELIREYATRAKAAGAELVVFPEAAMRAFGNSLGDIAEPLDGPWASAVRSLARELDIAVVAGMFTPGEGGRVRNTLLVTGPGVDTSYDKIHLFDAFGFAESDSVDAGTSPVTFELNGTVFGLATCYDVRFPALFTVNARSGAQVNIVCASWGAGEGKAEQWDLLVRARAVDSTTFVVACGQGNPASVGLPSTGTAPTGIGHSAVISPLGAAVAALGEMPELAVVDIDPSTVEEVRGKLPVLANARYL is encoded by the coding sequence ATGCGTTTAGCCGTGGCACAAATCATCACGGGAGCCGATGTGGCTGCCAACCTGGAACTGATCCGAGAATACGCCACCCGTGCCAAGGCCGCTGGAGCCGAACTCGTGGTCTTTCCTGAAGCAGCCATGCGCGCTTTCGGCAACAGCCTGGGCGACATCGCCGAACCGCTGGACGGACCGTGGGCCTCAGCGGTCCGCAGCCTTGCACGGGAGCTGGATATCGCCGTCGTCGCGGGGATGTTCACCCCCGGCGAGGGCGGACGGGTCCGGAACACGCTTTTGGTCACCGGCCCCGGGGTGGACACGTCCTACGACAAGATTCACCTCTTTGATGCATTCGGCTTCGCGGAGTCTGATTCGGTCGACGCCGGCACCTCGCCCGTAACCTTCGAACTCAACGGCACCGTGTTTGGCCTCGCCACCTGTTACGACGTGCGTTTCCCTGCCCTCTTCACTGTCAACGCCCGGTCAGGAGCGCAGGTCAACATCGTCTGCGCCTCATGGGGCGCCGGCGAAGGAAAAGCCGAGCAGTGGGACCTGCTGGTGCGGGCCCGCGCCGTGGACAGCACCACCTTCGTCGTGGCGTGCGGCCAAGGCAATCCCGCGAGCGTCGGTCTGCCCTCCACCGGCACGGCGCCTACGGGCATAGGGCACAGTGCTGTGATCTCGCCACTGGGTGCCGCGGTGGCCGCCCTGGGAGAAATGCCGGAACTCGCCGTCGTCGACATCGATCCGTCAACCGTCGAAGAAGTGCGGGGCAAGCTTCCGGTCCTGGCGAATGCCCGGTATCTATAG
- a CDS encoding GntR family transcriptional regulator, with protein sequence MRKSSGTAASGREKAYAYLRENILIDPEVQGKFLNEQDLAAEIGVSRTPVREALLLLVSDGLVELIPQRGAYVPPVTGREMSELMELRGILESHAARLVIEQGRVPAGTMQETLDQQAKLPEDLSPEAAREFIRLDTLFHQQLIDAAGNELISRTYSKLHVRQILVGVSALFRTGGRREQVCAEHQDILDALMSGDAAKAQKAIDHHLAVTRDILLRT encoded by the coding sequence ATGCGAAAAAGTTCGGGGACTGCGGCGTCCGGCCGCGAGAAGGCGTACGCGTACCTGCGTGAAAATATCCTGATCGACCCCGAAGTCCAGGGGAAGTTCCTGAATGAGCAGGATCTGGCCGCGGAAATCGGCGTATCGCGTACGCCGGTGCGTGAGGCGCTCTTGCTGCTCGTCTCGGACGGCTTGGTGGAGCTGATTCCTCAGCGCGGAGCTTACGTTCCTCCGGTGACCGGCCGGGAGATGTCTGAATTGATGGAACTGCGCGGGATCCTTGAAAGCCACGCCGCCCGGCTGGTCATCGAGCAAGGCCGGGTTCCCGCCGGGACGATGCAGGAAACCCTTGACCAGCAGGCAAAGCTTCCCGAGGACCTGAGCCCGGAAGCGGCCCGTGAGTTTATCCGCCTGGACACCCTGTTCCACCAGCAGCTCATTGACGCGGCGGGCAATGAGCTCATCTCCCGGACGTACAGCAAGCTCCACGTCCGGCAGATTCTGGTAGGCGTCTCCGCGCTGTTCCGTACCGGAGGCCGACGCGAGCAGGTGTGCGCCGAACACCAGGACATACTCGACGCCCTGATGTCCGGCGACGCGGCGAAGGCGCAGAAAGCCATTGACCATCACCTGGCTGTGACCCGGGATATTCTGCTCCGCACCTGA
- a CDS encoding MFS transporter: MANVPVPASGAAPRPGKPTHPKGLYKAFAASLTGTALEWYDFAVYSAAAAVVFPIVFFPSSDPLTGTILAFSTYAVGYVSRPVGGIIFGRLGDRIGRKKVLVTTLMIIGVATVLIGVLPGYGSIGISAPIILVLLRFAQGVGVGGEWGGAVLLSSEYGDPHRRGFWASAAQVGPPAGNLLANGTLAVLTVTLTEAQFISFGWRIAFLVSAVLVGFGLWIRLKLEDTPIFKAIEAHGEQPNAPVREVFSKELRPLVAATLCRVGPDVLYALFTVFTLSYGIQALGYDRSQVLTAVLIGSAFQLFMIPLAGAVSDRFNRRLVYGIAAVVGAVWTFVFFGILGGHSEPLLIAGIVLGLMAHSFMYGPQAAFIVEQFSPRLRSTGSSLAYTFAGVIGGAIAPLMFTLLLSQFGTWIPVAIYVAVAAVVTLVGLALGRDSNTVEDEDYRLLLEGSAAASQPSAVAESR; encoded by the coding sequence ATGGCCAACGTCCCAGTTCCGGCTTCCGGCGCAGCGCCGCGTCCAGGAAAGCCGACGCATCCCAAAGGCCTGTACAAGGCCTTCGCCGCAAGCCTCACCGGCACCGCGCTCGAGTGGTACGACTTTGCCGTCTACTCGGCCGCAGCCGCCGTCGTATTCCCCATCGTCTTTTTCCCGTCATCGGATCCCTTGACCGGGACCATCCTGGCGTTCTCCACCTACGCGGTGGGCTATGTCTCCCGTCCTGTGGGCGGCATCATTTTCGGCCGGCTCGGTGACCGCATCGGCCGCAAGAAGGTCCTGGTGACAACGCTGATGATCATCGGCGTCGCCACCGTTCTGATCGGGGTGCTACCTGGCTACGGCAGCATCGGCATCTCGGCCCCGATCATTTTGGTATTGCTGCGCTTCGCCCAGGGCGTGGGCGTCGGTGGCGAATGGGGCGGCGCAGTGCTGCTCTCCAGCGAGTACGGCGATCCCCATCGGCGCGGTTTCTGGGCTTCCGCGGCCCAGGTCGGTCCGCCGGCCGGCAACCTCCTGGCCAACGGCACGCTGGCCGTCCTGACCGTTACCCTCACCGAAGCGCAGTTCATCAGCTTCGGCTGGCGCATCGCATTCCTGGTCTCGGCCGTGTTGGTGGGGTTCGGTCTTTGGATTCGGCTGAAGCTTGAAGATACCCCGATTTTCAAGGCCATTGAGGCCCACGGTGAACAGCCCAACGCTCCGGTCCGCGAAGTCTTCAGCAAGGAACTCCGGCCGCTCGTCGCTGCCACCCTGTGCCGGGTAGGCCCGGACGTGCTGTACGCACTGTTCACTGTGTTCACCCTGAGCTACGGGATCCAGGCCCTCGGCTATGACCGCAGCCAGGTCCTCACTGCCGTATTGATCGGCTCGGCGTTCCAGCTGTTCATGATCCCGCTGGCCGGTGCCGTCTCTGACCGCTTCAACCGACGCCTCGTCTACGGGATTGCGGCAGTGGTAGGAGCTGTCTGGACTTTCGTCTTCTTCGGCATCCTGGGCGGGCACAGCGAGCCGCTGCTGATCGCGGGAATCGTCCTGGGCCTCATGGCGCACTCCTTCATGTACGGGCCGCAGGCCGCCTTCATCGTTGAACAGTTCTCACCGCGGCTGCGGTCCACCGGAAGTTCGCTGGCCTATACCTTCGCAGGCGTGATCGGCGGCGCCATCGCACCCTTGATGTTCACGCTGTTGCTGTCCCAGTTCGGCACCTGGATTCCGGTTGCCATCTATGTGGCCGTGGCCGCCGTCGTTACTTTAGTGGGGCTGGCGCTCGGCCGGGACTCCAACACCGTGGAGGATGAGGACTACCGTTTGCTGCTGGAAGGATCGGCGGCAGCAAGCCAACCGTCCGCCGTCGCGGAATCCCGCTGA
- a CDS encoding DUF2848 domain-containing protein, producing the protein MTTLSFELPDGTTRNVQVKHLLNAGYAGREQEEVQAHIAELAELGVPGPATTPALYPVSPYLAQQVSEVRVQHGRTSGEAEWALVITDEDVLLTVACDHTDRELEVHGVAWSKNASPDVLGRKAWRLEDVRDHLDSITLKGWVGDGETPDTLIQDSSLEALLSPDYWLEVLAERGLDQPGTVLISGTVAMKHGVDQFARSWKVEMTDPVTGTSVDAQYVVEQMAEPIG; encoded by the coding sequence ATGACGACTCTGAGCTTTGAACTTCCCGACGGCACCACGAGGAACGTCCAGGTCAAGCACCTCCTCAACGCCGGCTACGCGGGGCGCGAGCAGGAAGAAGTGCAGGCCCACATCGCCGAGCTGGCCGAACTTGGCGTTCCCGGCCCCGCAACCACGCCGGCGCTGTACCCCGTGTCGCCGTACCTGGCCCAGCAGGTTTCGGAAGTCCGCGTCCAGCACGGCAGGACCTCGGGTGAAGCGGAATGGGCGCTCGTGATCACCGATGAGGACGTGCTCCTGACAGTGGCGTGCGATCACACGGATCGCGAGCTCGAGGTCCACGGCGTGGCCTGGAGCAAGAACGCCAGCCCGGACGTGTTGGGGCGCAAGGCCTGGCGCCTGGAAGATGTCCGCGACCATTTGGACAGCATCACGCTCAAGGGCTGGGTGGGCGACGGCGAAACTCCGGACACCCTGATCCAGGACAGTTCGCTGGAGGCGCTCCTCAGCCCGGACTATTGGCTGGAGGTCCTGGCAGAGCGCGGCCTGGACCAGCCGGGCACCGTCCTCATTTCAGGCACGGTGGCAATGAAACATGGGGTTGACCAGTTTGCCCGCAGCTGGAAGGTGGAAATGACCGATCCGGTGACCGGCACGTCGGTGGACGCCCAGTATGTTGTGGAGCAGATGGCGGAGCCCATCGGCTGA
- the moaA gene encoding GTP 3',8-cyclase MoaA gives MDANSITDTFHRPLRDLRISVTDRCNFRCVYCMPKEIFGRDFVFMPRDQLLTFEEITRLASIAVGHGVRKIRLTGGEPLLRKDIEELVRMLARLRTPDGLAPDLAMTTNGSVLAQKAQALKDAGLNRVTVSLDSLREETFQAMNDVGYPVAKVLHAADVAQAAGLGPVKINMVVKRGTNDQDILPMASHFKGSGFILRFIEYMDVGASNGWKMDEVVPSAEILARIGAAFPLEPVAPNYPGETSDRWRYADGSGEIGVISSVTQAFCRGCTRARLSADGKLFTCLFATTGTDLRALLRGGASDVELSTALSALWGGRTDRYSELRSSHTPKDAAAHKIEMSYIGG, from the coding sequence ATGGACGCCAATTCCATCACCGACACCTTCCACCGGCCCTTGAGGGACCTGCGGATTTCCGTCACGGACCGATGCAATTTCCGTTGCGTCTACTGCATGCCCAAGGAGATCTTCGGGCGGGATTTCGTTTTCATGCCCCGGGATCAGCTGCTGACGTTTGAGGAAATCACCAGGCTGGCGTCGATCGCGGTGGGGCACGGGGTGCGGAAGATCCGGCTGACCGGCGGGGAACCCCTGCTGCGGAAGGACATCGAGGAATTGGTCCGGATGCTGGCCCGGTTGCGCACTCCCGACGGGCTGGCTCCGGACCTGGCCATGACCACGAACGGCTCGGTCCTGGCGCAGAAGGCGCAGGCCCTCAAGGATGCCGGACTGAACCGCGTGACGGTCTCGCTGGACTCCCTCCGCGAGGAAACCTTCCAGGCCATGAACGACGTCGGCTATCCCGTGGCGAAGGTCCTTCACGCCGCGGACGTTGCCCAGGCCGCCGGACTCGGGCCCGTGAAGATCAACATGGTAGTCAAGCGCGGGACGAACGACCAGGACATTCTTCCCATGGCGAGCCACTTCAAGGGATCCGGCTTTATTCTGCGGTTCATCGAGTACATGGACGTGGGTGCGTCCAACGGCTGGAAAATGGATGAAGTGGTGCCCTCCGCCGAGATCCTGGCCCGCATCGGCGCGGCGTTCCCGCTGGAGCCCGTGGCGCCCAACTACCCCGGCGAGACCTCGGATCGCTGGCGCTACGCGGACGGCAGCGGCGAAATCGGAGTCATTTCCAGCGTGACCCAAGCCTTTTGCCGCGGCTGCACCCGTGCCCGGCTCTCCGCCGACGGGAAGCTGTTCACATGCCTCTTCGCCACAACCGGCACGGACCTGAGGGCACTCCTGAGAGGCGGCGCGTCCGACGTCGAGCTTTCGACGGCGTTGTCCGCCCTGTGGGGCGGCCGCACGGACCGCTACTCGGAACTGCGCAGTTCACACACGCCCAAGGACGCCGCGGCTCACAAGATCGAGATGTCGTACATCGGCGGGTAG
- a CDS encoding AAA family ATPase, with protein sequence MTQTSISSAAALAEMLAATGYLADEGLATIGYLALSMERPLLLEGEPGTGKTSLAEALAEGFGLPLIRLQCYEGIDASQALYDWDFTAQILHLRSVEASGGAGMSAGLSVAELESSLYDKRFLLARPILKALQQSPAVLLIDEIDRADDEFEAFLLEVLSTYQVSIPEFGTVKADTPPIVVLTSNRTRDLHDALKRRCLYHWIDHPGLAREVEIVRTRLPQVPALLAEQVVRAVQQIRVTDDVLKPPGVAETLDWARALHQLGRAELDLASAAASIGALCKYREDTERVSAALARMLG encoded by the coding sequence ATGACGCAGACGTCGATCAGTTCCGCCGCAGCGCTGGCCGAAATGCTAGCCGCCACCGGCTACCTCGCCGACGAAGGCCTGGCCACCATTGGCTACCTCGCCCTGAGCATGGAACGGCCGCTGCTGCTGGAGGGCGAACCGGGCACCGGCAAAACCTCCCTCGCCGAGGCGCTGGCCGAGGGATTCGGGCTGCCGCTGATCCGCCTGCAGTGCTACGAGGGAATCGACGCTTCGCAGGCGCTGTATGACTGGGACTTCACCGCCCAGATCCTGCACTTACGCAGCGTTGAGGCCAGCGGCGGCGCGGGAATGAGCGCGGGATTGAGCGTGGCCGAGCTGGAAAGCTCGCTCTACGACAAACGGTTCCTGCTGGCCCGGCCCATCCTCAAGGCGCTCCAGCAGAGCCCGGCCGTGCTGCTGATCGACGAAATCGACCGGGCCGACGACGAGTTCGAGGCGTTCCTGCTGGAAGTGCTCTCCACCTACCAGGTCTCCATTCCCGAGTTCGGCACGGTCAAGGCTGATACCCCGCCGATCGTGGTGCTCACCTCCAACCGGACCCGCGACCTGCACGATGCGCTCAAACGCCGGTGCCTCTACCACTGGATCGACCACCCCGGGCTGGCCCGCGAAGTGGAAATCGTGCGCACCCGGCTCCCCCAGGTGCCCGCGCTGCTGGCCGAGCAGGTGGTGCGCGCAGTCCAGCAGATCCGGGTCACCGACGACGTGCTCAAGCCTCCCGGCGTCGCCGAAACCCTGGACTGGGCCCGCGCGCTGCACCAGCTCGGCCGGGCCGAGCTTGATCTGGCTTCGGCCGCGGCCAGCATCGGCGCGCTGTGCAAGTACCGCGAGGACACCGAGCGCGTCTCGGCGGCCCTGGCCCGGATGCTCGGCTGA
- a CDS encoding vWA domain-containing protein yields MAPAGQSPRAAQSTGHSAEEILLAFAGAVRAAGVKVTADRSRSFVDAVGRLAVDGRSDVFWAGRATLCASPEDLPAYQRTFEAWFAVEHSAAQRLENSATSVSAAALDNDDGGPEGRREQLRALASRRELLRHRDVAVLDDAERALLHRMFEELPVRLPTRQTRRKHLDRHGDVDRVRTLRDQLRRGGEPGPLRRARAPRKIRRMVWLIDVSGSMAPYADSLLRLAHRVVEAAPRQMEVFTIGTRLTRVTGALRVPDPDNALALAGRTVPDWSGGTRLGEVLRAFNDRWGQRVMVRGAVVVIASDGWERGDPALLGRQAERLHHLARRIIWSNPHRGKAGYEPLQRGIRAVLPHVDFFIGGHSMQSFEELLDVVANA; encoded by the coding sequence ATGGCACCGGCAGGACAGAGCCCCCGGGCAGCCCAGAGCACAGGCCACAGCGCCGAAGAGATCCTGTTGGCCTTTGCTGGAGCGGTGCGTGCGGCTGGAGTGAAAGTGACCGCGGACCGCTCGCGCAGCTTCGTCGACGCCGTTGGCAGGCTCGCCGTGGACGGCCGCTCGGACGTGTTCTGGGCCGGCCGCGCCACATTGTGTGCCTCGCCGGAGGATCTGCCCGCCTACCAGCGGACGTTCGAGGCCTGGTTCGCCGTGGAACATTCAGCCGCCCAACGCCTGGAAAACTCCGCGACGTCCGTCAGCGCTGCCGCTTTGGATAACGACGACGGCGGCCCGGAAGGTCGGCGGGAACAGTTGCGGGCACTCGCCAGCCGCCGGGAGTTGCTGCGGCACCGCGATGTAGCCGTCCTGGACGACGCGGAACGGGCGCTGCTGCACCGGATGTTCGAAGAGCTCCCGGTGCGCTTGCCCACCCGGCAGACCCGGCGGAAACACCTCGACCGGCACGGCGACGTCGACCGCGTACGGACCTTGCGCGACCAACTGCGCCGCGGCGGGGAACCGGGGCCGCTGCGCCGCGCCCGGGCTCCGCGCAAAATCCGCCGGATGGTCTGGTTGATCGACGTCTCGGGCTCGATGGCACCCTACGCGGACAGCCTGCTGCGCTTGGCCCACCGGGTAGTGGAAGCCGCTCCGCGCCAGATGGAGGTATTCACGATTGGCACCCGCCTGACCCGTGTGACGGGCGCACTGCGGGTGCCGGACCCGGACAATGCCCTGGCCCTCGCCGGCCGCACCGTCCCCGACTGGTCCGGCGGAACCCGGCTTGGAGAGGTGCTGCGAGCGTTCAACGACCGCTGGGGCCAGCGCGTGATGGTGCGCGGCGCCGTCGTCGTGATTGCCAGCGATGGCTGGGAGCGGGGAGACCCTGCACTGCTGGGACGCCAGGCCGAGCGGCTGCACCATCTGGCGAGGCGGATCATTTGGTCCAATCCGCACCGCGGCAAGGCGGGGTACGAGCCCCTGCAACGGGGAATCAGGGCGGTGCTGCCGCACGTTGACTTCTTTATAGGGGGGCACTCAATGCAGAGTTTCGAGGAGTTGTTGGACGTGGTTGCCAATGCGTGA
- a CDS encoding XdhC family protein, producing the protein MREVLDDLVAAMAAGHTVGLGTVVRTFRSAPRPAGAAMMVDADGSAVGSVSGGCVEGALYELATKVVESGRPVLQRYGISDDAAFEVGLTCGGILDIFVEPVSTEIFPELPQVADDVGAGRPVAIVTVIEHPDPAWLGRHLVVRPDGFVGSLGSERADHAVSDDVQGLLAAGRNATLMYGPDGQRRGEGMRVFALSFAPQPRMLVFGAIDFAAAVAKQGTFLGYRVTVCDARAVFATAARFPQADEVVVEWPHRYLQAQISAGQVDERTVICVLTHDPKFDVPLLELALRHNVAYVGAMGSRRTHHDRLERLREAGLTEAELARLSSPIGLDLGSRTPEETAVSIAAEIIALHWGGGGGRLSTMEARIHHEPTVEAGHEDAGYELKPG; encoded by the coding sequence ATGCGTGAGGTCTTGGACGATCTGGTCGCCGCCATGGCGGCCGGTCACACAGTAGGACTCGGAACGGTGGTGCGCACCTTCCGCTCCGCGCCGCGGCCGGCCGGGGCCGCCATGATGGTCGACGCCGACGGCAGCGCGGTCGGCTCGGTGTCCGGCGGGTGCGTCGAGGGGGCGCTCTACGAACTGGCCACCAAGGTGGTCGAGTCCGGCCGGCCAGTGCTCCAGCGCTACGGCATCAGTGACGACGCCGCGTTCGAGGTCGGCCTGACCTGCGGCGGGATCCTGGACATTTTTGTGGAGCCGGTCTCCACTGAGATCTTCCCGGAATTGCCGCAGGTGGCGGACGACGTCGGTGCCGGCCGCCCCGTTGCCATCGTCACCGTGATCGAACACCCCGATCCGGCCTGGCTGGGCCGCCATCTGGTGGTCCGTCCTGATGGGTTCGTAGGCTCCCTGGGCAGCGAGCGTGCCGATCATGCGGTATCCGACGACGTCCAGGGCCTGCTGGCAGCAGGCCGCAACGCCACGCTCATGTACGGACCGGACGGGCAGCGGCGCGGGGAGGGCATGCGCGTTTTCGCCCTCAGTTTCGCCCCGCAGCCGCGGATGCTGGTGTTTGGCGCGATTGACTTCGCCGCCGCCGTCGCGAAACAAGGCACCTTCCTGGGCTATCGGGTCACGGTCTGCGACGCACGCGCGGTTTTCGCAACGGCTGCCCGGTTCCCCCAGGCGGACGAGGTAGTAGTGGAATGGCCCCACCGCTACCTGCAGGCGCAGATCAGTGCCGGCCAAGTGGATGAACGCACCGTGATCTGCGTACTGACCCACGATCCGAAATTCGACGTGCCACTGCTGGAGTTGGCGCTGCGCCACAACGTGGCCTATGTGGGAGCGATGGGATCCCGGCGCACGCACCACGATCGGCTGGAACGGCTGCGCGAAGCGGGCCTGACCGAGGCCGAATTGGCCAGGCTCTCCAGCCCGATCGGCCTGGACCTGGGATCCCGCACCCCGGAGGAAACAGCCGTCTCCATCGCCGCCGAAATCATTGCCTTGCACTGGGGTGGCGGTGGCGGAAGATTGAGCACCATGGAGGCCCGGATCCACCACGAACCCACGGTTGAAGCGGGCCACGAAGATGCGGGGTACGAACTCAAGCCGGGCTAG
- a CDS encoding (2Fe-2S)-binding protein — MASSKTITVEVDDVSYTDDVEPRLLLVQYLRERLGKTGTLIGCDTTNCGACTVHLDGVSVKSCTMFAVQADGHNVTTIEGLARDGKLAPLQQAFHQCHALQCGFCTPGMIMQSASLLAENPHPTEQEIRDGLEGNLCRCTGYQNIVAAVQSAADGTVSSDSDESETAGVA, encoded by the coding sequence ATGGCGAGTTCCAAGACGATCACCGTCGAAGTCGATGATGTGAGCTACACAGACGATGTCGAGCCACGATTGCTGCTGGTCCAATACCTGCGCGAACGGCTTGGCAAGACCGGCACATTGATCGGCTGCGACACTACCAACTGCGGCGCCTGCACCGTCCATCTGGACGGGGTCAGCGTCAAATCCTGCACCATGTTCGCGGTTCAGGCAGACGGCCACAACGTCACCACCATCGAAGGCCTGGCCCGGGACGGCAAGCTCGCCCCGCTGCAGCAAGCCTTCCACCAATGCCATGCGCTGCAATGCGGCTTCTGCACGCCCGGCATGATCATGCAATCGGCGTCCCTTCTCGCCGAAAACCCACACCCCACCGAGCAGGAAATCCGGGACGGCCTCGAGGGGAACCTCTGCCGGTGCACCGGGTACCAGAACATCGTTGCCGCGGTGCAGTCCGCCGCTGACGGCACGGTGTCCTCAGACAGCGACGAATCGGAAACGGCAGGTGTGGCATGA